The window GGGGCGCCGTTTTCGTATGGGGTCAGGCCGCCCTCTCCTCCTCACTCGTCATTGCGAGCGTAGCGAAGCAATCCAGACCCGCACTTAAGATGGTCGCGACCTGTCTCAAGTGCGGGCCTGGATTGCCGCGTCGCCTGCGGCTCCTCGCAATGACGAGTGGGGAGGTAGCGTCACCCATCATCCCGGCGGAGGCCGGGATCTCAGAAGATGGGGGGATGAGTTGGCGGCGAGAGCCCGCTGCGATCCCGGCCTCCGCCGGGATGACGGCGATAAGAAAAAGGGGAGGACGTCGCCGCCCTCCCCTCGTTCATAACGTCGCTGGAGCGATCAGGCGCCTTGCGGTGCCGCTTCGCCCCAGTTGCCGCCGCCGGGGCGCTTGCTCTTGGGGATCGAGGAGCCGCCGCCGCTCAGCGCGACCGGCTGGCGGTGGGCGCTGTCGTCGCGGCCGATATCCTCGCCCTTGATGACGCGCTTGGCTTCCTCGCCCGACAAAGTCTCATATTCGAGCAGCGCGCTGCCCAGACGGTGCAGTTCGTCGAGATGCTCGGTCAGCACCGTGCGGGCGACATGCTCGCCTTCCTCGACGAGGCGGCGGACCTCCTGGTCGATCAGGCGGGCGGTTTCTTCCGAAACGCTCTGGTTGCGCGCGACCGAGTGGCCGAGGAACACCTCGTCCTGATTGTCGCGATAGCGCAGCCAGCCCAGCTTTTCGGACATGCCATATTCCATCACCATCGAACGGGCCATGTCGGTGGCCTGCTGGATGTCGTTGGAAGCGCCGGTGTTCAGTTCGTCCGCGCCGTAGATGATCTGTTCGGCGATACGGCCGCCGAAGCAGAGCGCGAGGCGCGCCTTCATCTGCTTCATCGTCATCGAATAACGATCGCGCTCGGGCAGGTTCCAGGTGACGCCCAGCGCGCGGCCGCGCGGGATGATCGTGACCTTGTGGAGCGGATCGCAGCCCGGAACGTGGAGCGAGACGAGCGCGTGGCCGGCCTCGTGATAGGCGGTCGCCTTCTTCTCATCCTCGGTCATGACCATCGATTTGCGCTCGGCGCCCATCATGACCTTGTCCTTAGCTTCCTCGAACTCCTTCATCGCGACGAGGCGCTTGCCCTTGCGCGCGGCAAGGAGGGCGGCTTCGTTGGCGAGGTTGGCGAGGTCGGCGCCCGAGAATCCCGGCGTGCCGCGCGCGATCGTGCGCGCATTGACGTCGGGCGCCAACGGCAGCTTCTTCATGTGGACGGCGAGAATCTTCTCGCGGCCTTCGATATCCGGGCGCGGGACGACGACCTGGCGATCGAAGCGGCCCGGACGCAGCAGCGCGGGATCGAGCACGTCGGGGCGGTTGGTCGCCGCGACGATGATGATGCCCTCGTTCGCTTCGAAGCCGTCCATTTCGACCAGAAGCTGGTTCAGCGTCTGCTCGCGCTCGTCATTGCCGTTGCCGAGGCCGGCGCCACGATGGCGGCCGACCGCGTCGATTTCGTCGATGAAGACGATGCAGGGCGCATTCTTCTTCGCCTGTTCGAACATGTCGCGCACGCGGCTCGCGCCGACGCCGACGAACATTTCGACGAAGTCCGAACCCGAAATCGTGAAGAAGGGCACGTTCGCCTCACCCGCGATCGCGCGGGCGAGCAGGGTCTTGCCGGTGCCGGGCGAGCCGACGAGCAGAGCGCCCTTCGGGATCTTGCCGCCCAGACGCGCGAACTTGGTCGGATCCTTCAGGAAATCGACGATCTCCTGCAGCTCCTCACGCGCTTCATCGATGCCCGCCACGTCATCGAACGTGATGCGGCCATGCTTTTCGGTCAGCATCTTCGCGCGGCTCTTGCCGAATCCCATCGCGCCCGAACCCGCATTCTTCTGCATCTGGCGCATCACGAAGAAGGCGATGCCGAGGATCAGGAGGAAGGGCAGCGACTGATAGAGCATGATCATCCAGAAGCTCGTCTGCTCCTCCGGCTTGGCGCGGAAGGTGACGTTCTTTTCGGACAGACGCTGGATCAGCATCGGATCGCTCGGCGCATTGGCCGAGAAAGCGGTGCCGTTATTGTACTTACCGGTGACGACCCCGTCGCCGATATCGACTTCACGCACCGCGCCTTCGTTCACGCGAGCCAGGAATTCGGAATAGGCGATCGCATCGCCACCGGCCTGCCGCGACGAGCTTTCGAACATCGAGACGAAGAGGACGAGTGCGAGCAGGATACCGATCCAGATCGCAAGGCTCTTCATCCACGGATTCGGCTGCTGGGGCTCTTTCTGGTCGCTCATTCTTTGGGGTCCGCCTTTCGTGCCCGTAGAAGATAGGCATTCGAGGGTTAATGACAATGCACCCGGTCACAGGACGGACCGATTTCAGTGCCGTTCGGGCGCCTTTTGGATGATCATCCGGTCGCCGGGGTGAACGATCAGCCCGCCGACGCTGCTCGAGAGGCCGTTTTCGAGGCGATCGAGCAGATGATCGAGCGTCGGGCCGTCGGCGGGCGAATCGGCATGCGCGATCAATTTTGTGAGCACGCGGCGGATGATTTCGCGTGGCAGGCCAGCAAGATCGGCAGCGATCCTGCCATCGTCGATGATGCAGCGGGACCGGATGACCTCATCCGCGATCCAATCGAGCGCCGCCTCGCTTTCCGCCAGATGGCGCGCGGTCGCGGCGATCCGGGCGGGATCGATCCAGTCGGTATGGGCAAGCAGCGCGCGGGCGCGGGTGCGATCGTGGCGGGGATCGCGGTTGGAGGGATCGTCGACCGTCGGAACGGCCCCGACGATCGCCGCAAGCTCCGCCCTGCGCCAGCCCAACAGCGGGCGGATCAGCGTCAGCTCGCCGCCCAGATCGCGCGACGCACGGATGCCCGACAGCCCGCCCAGCCCGCTGCCGCGCGCGAGGCGCATCAGCACAGTCTCCGCCTGATCGTCGGCATGGTGCGCGGTGAGGAGCGCCGACGCCCCCTGCCCCCGCGCCCAATTGTTGAGCGCCGCATAGCGGGCCTCGCGCGCCTGTGCCTGAACGCTGGCGCCCGGTGCCACCGTGACGTTCAGGGTCGCATGGGGATTGCCAAGGCTTTCGCACGCCGTGGCAACGAGTTGCGCTTCGACCCTCGCCTCAGCCCTCAGGCCATGATCGACGGTCGCGGCGATCACGCGCCCGGGAAAGGCGGCGACCGCGAGGTGCAGCATCGCCATGCTGTCTGGGCCACCCGAGACGGCGAGAGCCAACAAACCCTCGCCGCACAGGGCTTCGACATCCGCCCGGAACCGGGCGATCAGCGTGTCGGGGATCAGGCCGCGTGCCTTACTGGCACTTGGCATCGGCCTTTCCCTTGGCGACGAGATCGGCGAGGCCGCCGGTCACCTTGTCCGGATATTTGGAGGCCAGCACCTCATAGGCCTGACACGCCTTGTCGGGCAGCGGCGGCTTACGCTTCATGAGCGCCTGCGCCATATAGACGTAGCTGTGCGGCGCGCGTTCGCCCGCTTCGTCCTTCGTATTCTCGAAGAACTCGCGGATCGCCTCATTA is drawn from Sphingomonas crocodyli and contains these coding sequences:
- the ftsH gene encoding ATP-dependent zinc metalloprotease FtsH, whose amino-acid sequence is MSDQKEPQQPNPWMKSLAIWIGILLALVLFVSMFESSSRQAGGDAIAYSEFLARVNEGAVREVDIGDGVVTGKYNNGTAFSANAPSDPMLIQRLSEKNVTFRAKPEEQTSFWMIMLYQSLPFLLILGIAFFVMRQMQKNAGSGAMGFGKSRAKMLTEKHGRITFDDVAGIDEAREELQEIVDFLKDPTKFARLGGKIPKGALLVGSPGTGKTLLARAIAGEANVPFFTISGSDFVEMFVGVGASRVRDMFEQAKKNAPCIVFIDEIDAVGRHRGAGLGNGNDEREQTLNQLLVEMDGFEANEGIIIVAATNRPDVLDPALLRPGRFDRQVVVPRPDIEGREKILAVHMKKLPLAPDVNARTIARGTPGFSGADLANLANEAALLAARKGKRLVAMKEFEEAKDKVMMGAERKSMVMTEDEKKATAYHEAGHALVSLHVPGCDPLHKVTIIPRGRALGVTWNLPERDRYSMTMKQMKARLALCFGGRIAEQIIYGADELNTGASNDIQQATDMARSMVMEYGMSEKLGWLRYRDNQDEVFLGHSVARNQSVSEETARLIDQEVRRLVEEGEHVARTVLTEHLDELHRLGSALLEYETLSGEEAKRVIKGEDIGRDDSAHRQPVALSGGGSSIPKSKRPGGGNWGEAAPQGA
- the tilS gene encoding tRNA lysidine(34) synthetase TilS, with the protein product MPSASKARGLIPDTLIARFRADVEALCGEGLLALAVSGGPDSMAMLHLAVAAFPGRVIAATVDHGLRAEARVEAQLVATACESLGNPHATLNVTVAPGASVQAQAREARYAALNNWARGQGASALLTAHHADDQAETVLMRLARGSGLGGLSGIRASRDLGGELTLIRPLLGWRRAELAAIVGAVPTVDDPSNRDPRHDRTRARALLAHTDWIDPARIAATARHLAESEAALDWIADEVIRSRCIIDDGRIAADLAGLPREIIRRVLTKLIAHADSPADGPTLDHLLDRLENGLSSSVGGLIVHPGDRMIIQKAPERH